The nucleotide window TAAAGCATTTCAAGTAATTTCCCCAATTACTTTACTTtctttgatttaaatttaatattacCCACGCGTTTCTGAGAAAGACCCTTGGAAACCATACCACATCGGACTGTATCAATATCTTGGTAATATCATTGTGACTCGATGGGTTCCAACTCAATCGTTTGTCGGTCCATGTCtgcaaaattaaaacatttaaatCACTACTGTTAAACTGCCGCATCATGACATCGGTATGACAAACAGCTAAAATGGCCCGTTGATTTTTAAAACGTGTCTTCGGTTACCCGTAGTCTTTTCGTTTAGACAGCTACGTTCTCTAACAAAACAGGACGTCTGCTCATTCCACGAGAAGTAATCTTCTCTGGAGACGAAACAGTATCAGAAGTATGGCAAACGTGTATGAAGGATTCCCCCTCCCCTGCTACTAGTTGTTATATGACGTTCTTGCCCGCCCTAGTTGTTGTTGCTTCAGATCTGTGATCCCAATTAGAGAGTATACTCCCTCCCCTCATTATCAGTTCATATGGGTCGTCGGAGCTTCGCCTGTACGACTTTCTGTTTCCACATAATGTATTCCATGAACGATACAGGTCTTCCGGCTTGAACAATTGAATGTTCATCACACACTTTTTCTTCTAAAGTACACACAGAATGTGTCGATAAGCCAAACCTTAAAGTTGCCGACTCATTTATCATTGGTTAGAAAATGACGAAAGTCTCTGTGGTCATAGGAAACGCTGTTTGTGTCAGCTGTCAATTGTCTTTCTGTTTACTTGGAAAGAGGCAGCCTTTGTTCTGGCAACAGTGATCCGTCTCTGCCAAGACTAGAACCCCTAGGTACGTTTTTCTTACAAATTAGGGATATGTCCTTCCTTAGACTTTCGTGTTTTTCTAATCAATGATTAAATGAGTCGGCAACTTCACGGAGTAATGTCTGGCTTATCAACACAATATGTGTGCACTTTAGAAGAAAACGTGTGTGATGAATATGTATATGTTTACAGCCAAGCTGAAGGTCCTGTATCACATTAACATAGCTACAAAACTTAAAGTGTACATTATGGccgacatgttttaactttcatcagtcgCCAGTGAACCTTGGATACGGTGTTTACAGTCgtttttgtaacacacctcatccgcagtctgtattctaattcgccaattgatagtcacgtgggatgcgttctttttgtgctgatccacgtaaacgacgtcatcaggcatcatttgtttgaactgttgcctgccaggcatcagttccgaacaatgatgcccgctgacgtcaaaaacgacattgacgcgaacgcggaccggaatgtaaacaaagatgtcgtctgcggccgatcgaaacgatagtcaagaaatttcttgatctatcctactttctgaagaagaattgaatgctttggtttccaacaaggactcgatacggtcaaaaactataatcaacgatgtattgaacgttttgcagatccttttgggaaaaactttttctactgaaccactccaacatattacatcgtaGGCGTACATgcaacaagttttgtgtatagtacgttcttatgcatggctacggaggagatgtgttacaaaacacatattgactggccatgagggcaacagcatacgtctttaacccctcgggcctgtgagtcacccccaaaacagactgtttccctcggcctacggcctcgggaaacagtctgtttttgggggtgactcacagtccctcggggtacagacgtatgctgttgccctcatggccagtcaatatgtgtatactgttccacacgacctttgagcgcagttcagAGACGCTCCATGTCAATGTTGAAACTTGTGGATCCCGCTTCCGTTttcattcaagattttaaatttttcaaatcagTATTTTATCTCACGATTGCTCCTAAACTCACCTGCTTTAATAGACTGTTTATTTTCACGTACTTATTCTTTTCTTCCTGTAATTAATCATGTACACATGGTTACTTCAAGGAGAACGTGATGACTGGGAAATTAATCTCGGACATGCACTTTCAGATTTAGGAAAGGAGTGGATTTATTTTCTTGAACTGGTTACAGAACATTGCCCTTCAACTTTATGTATGGTAAACGTATATATATGATGACACAGTCAACTCTGCCCGGAATTCTTGATCATGGTTACTTGCCGATATAGAGGGAAAGTGTAGTTTTTTAAGTTTTGTAGACGTCAGTCAAATTCTTGTAGACGTCAGTCAAGTACTGTATTGCATTAATCGTTGACAACCAGTATTGATCATTTTCTGTGTAGTCTGTTACGAAGAGCACGCTTAAAACTGAATCAGAGTACtgacattttgataaaatattgagCAACCGTTACGTatgttttcattatacaagcccaAAGAACAGCTGTACTTACAACATCAACCACTGTAACTATCGCAAAGTCTAAATATACATCTACGACATCTGATCTGTTGTCAACGGGACGAGATAGGCGATTATAGTCTGTCAGTAGTAGATCCACAAGTGCTTTTTCTACATCTGCCTGTACCATACACAATACTTGAAACAAAGGACATTAAAACGGTGAGTATGTAATCTGAAAAGTTCGTTTCTTGTGAACAGCAGACTGTTGACAAGATACTACTATGTATTATAGACGAGAATCTATTGATGACCTGCGTATATACCCTACGTATGCTGTTTGTTGTCCAAATATAGCAATGACGCAGATGGAAAAATACCAGCCGAATGTATTCAAAACTACCAATTGTACTAATGCACAGTTGAAGGACATTTCTTGTCCTCGAAAAACCGACAGATCTTACAGATGTGTTTTCCTTGTTGTGACAAACCCCGTGTTAACAATGCAACAAGCATGGAACGCTGATGATGTCATCTTGGTATTGTTACGAAAAGTTCCGTAACCGTTTTATGAATAAATGCAAGAAATATTCACACTGACATAGCAGAACAATTGCACTAAAtacatatgtaaacaaacaacaggtAACTGGCAAAATCTGTGGACGAAACTGCGGGGGCAACTTGTGCAGACGCGGAGATGAACCCACCTGCGGTCAATGCGATGATAATCATTGTTTCTCGTCTTCCGATCATATCTGCGTTTGACAGACGTTCTACTGTCCTAGTCCTGCCTCGGCTGTAGCTAATGTGAACAGTGTATGGTGCCTCAGATCTGCGATGACGGGCTACCTGTTATCTTTTGACCCGTACAGCGGGCTGTTCAAATAAGATATCACCTCCCGCCTTTGGATCATCCTCTCTATTCGCGACGGTGAAGAAGCAAGTTCGGTGTCTGCCGAATAACTCCTGTTTATTGAACTAGACCAACTGAGGGAGCCTTCATTATTTACGGCTGGGAGGGGGTCGGGGGAATTCCATCGGAAACTCTGATGAATTTTAGTACCCCCCTTTCTAATATAGAAGTTTTGACTGACACCCAAAACTTGGaaaagttgaatatcaatacatgtattaaaatttacaaaaataaagcaatagtaacgacctttcaaatccttttgtaccctgctagattacatcggttatctcatgatggttgaaaaaggtgaaacccacaaaatgaaattgaaagtcacaacaaaatgtagatataaatgCTCATAccataaccagtatccaacgaCATAGTATGATTTAAATGGTATGGGTATCATCACagagttttcactaggataCCTGACAAGGCAGGATTTAAAAGTACAGGGGAAAACACGTGAGAGACTGAGGGGTAAAATTTCAGAGGAGGTTCCCCTCTGTTGCGtgggaaattttgagaaatcgatgtgtgcaatggtgcactctggtgcaatctgagaggtgttttcaatttatgTTTTTAAGCAAAACTGTTTAAATACCCAAAGAGgcgagagcacgagagggggcgCCACCCCCCTCgcttcgaaaattttgagaaattgatgtgtgcaatggtgcaatctgagaggtgtttcaatttattttgttccAACAATTGAGTGTGAACAGATTCCTTCTCTTGAGAAAAGCGTGaatcgacaacatattaaaCTCAAAATGCTTTTCACGTTAGTACTTTGAAAGGTGGTAGACTATGGATCAGTTATCGCACAGAAAATTGTTGCATAATAAAATACTTCTAGAGCCTAAAAatacggctgtggccgctcggctgtcttgtacacattactctaaaggtacgaaagtatttggaaaataatttttaaattagacaaaattaacGGTTATTGGCCATCCTCGAGATTCAAACTTCAACATAATCAAGGGGATACTtacaaaaatcgatcgatcgGCTTCCTAACTTGTAAAGTTAACATCGGCCCTAACTACGGCTGATAATTagcgcaatgttttttttacaGACAAGTCCTCTGCCAGCGccattttcaaagtgtgcagcttgaagttgacgcatgcgcatactttccTTTTAAACCTAAACGTCATTGTTATTCGTACTGAGGAATagccttcaaaatggcggtgtcaCGGGAGTTGTCCGCAGGTGAAATTTGGCGACTTACCAGCAATTACATGGCCCGGTgcagtttttgtgtttcaagaacCCAGTCGATCGATTTAGTACCACGCATACGACAACACAGAGAAGTTTAAATCCCCAGGGTTGCcaacaacgttttattttacggattttatttaaattattttccaaatagtttcgtacctttagagtaatgtgtacaagatagccgagcggccacagccgtgttctgggcgctgctcacagtatgtctcaaaagctatccgcatgatttctgtttgcacagttattaataaaatgcatgtttcaccattcaattacagacaagttgTTTTAAAATTGGCCGAGTGTATAATATAAgtaacagcagagctaaacggccACATCCGTGCACTGCACTGTAGTGTAGTGAtgggcactgttcactgtatgcctAAAAATCTGgccgcacgatttccgtttgcacatttgttaataaaatgcatgtttaaacattaaaaattcagataattgattttaaaattcgtcgtGCGCCTATGGTCTGTTCTGGCCATGAACTCAATCTATATAGAGGCACTTACGTTGGGAAATTTTATTACTCCAAGCAGTAATCATGACCCGGCTTTTTTGTAATTGATCAGTAAACGAATAGGAGACTCTAAAACGAGGGACTAGAAGGCAAAAATGATAAGCTGGAGAGGAactaaaatgaaatgtttggaAAATTCAACGCAAACCAGCAAATGACCGCTATCTATTTTTGTACTTATCGTTAATACAACTTCACACTTTCGATCTACAACAGTGACAATAAGCAACAGTCTTTACACGAAAACGGGTAATTTAGTCgaattaatgaaaattttgaactcTGTAAACGAAAGTAAACAGATTCTAGAAAAGGTTATTCTTGTGGGAGCCGCTGACACGATAAACAACCTTAAAAACTCTTCAACTCGGCGTCTGTAGGACATTTGCAGAAATGGTCTGAAAATCacgttttgttaaaaaaatgttgtgtttggtgttttctgactcagaaaattagagtaTGTTGGTAAACAACTCTCTTTTTTCCACTACCAGAAAACGTTATCTTGAAAATACTTAACAAAGCGTTACAACGCAGGACAACATTGTTTTCGAGATGATAAATCATGGAAATAATGGTAAGTAAAAGCATTTAGTAATAAAATAGATGATAAATAGAATTGCAGTTGTTACCTTAAATGATGTacttaataaaaatgttaaacatATCTTTCTACTAGAATCAATAATGTACGTACTTGACAATGTGCGTAACTAAAACTTAGAGTAGcttcatttgaaatatattttctctgtttttctggttgatcGTTCAGACATAAGCCATATCATTTTAACCACTTTACAGTCCACAAAACAAACATCATCAATATGATGTCTGCAATGCCACATTAGATCTGAAGACGTTCACCAGTAACGCTCGAAGGCAGGGGAGAGCAGTAACCAGACAAGGCTTCCTACAGACACGGCTAAATAGATGATGAACAGAATTCGGTCCAATGTCTTCACAAGTCTGTCCCATTCTTCTTGGCAATCTGTAACCTATCAAGAAACACGACAAGAAGTATGGTTATCGCCTCATGTTATTGTCTCACATCGCCGTTTTGTTCACTCACTCTGCATGGCCACGATAAATGCGAAATATTCTGTAACTTCGGAGAGTCGATTTAGAATGACTCTGTCCGGCTACATCAGCTCCGACGTTGGTAGACTGTCCGTAATGTATTTCAGATGGTATGGGCTTTGTGGATAGTGTTTCGATGCATAGTGTGCATCGATGTATTAACTTACAAAACTCTAAATGGATAAGTTCCAGGTTACTTGAAGATCTTTCCTTTGGTCATGTAGTGCACTCCGAATCTAAACATCAGTATATTTTTGCTTATCTCAGTATAGATTGAAAATATCTGGAGGGTGCATCTGTAATACCTCGGCTTTGGAATTCCCTACATAATCGACAAGTATCCGTTACATGCACAGCTCCAAGCACAAATTTGTTCACAAAAGCATATAATGTAAACTGTTTCGGACCTATTATAATTGCTGCTCACTGATTTTAATGCGTTCTAGATGTTttcgattgattgattaattgattgattgattgatcgattgattgattgatttgatttgattgattgattgattgatttatttatccATTCCTTTATTCTCGACAATAGAGGAGGCATATGAAGATACCTTTCCTTCGTACCCACAGAAAATGTTGTCTTTTTGGAATAGAAATGAGGCTTTTGCCGTATTGGCTATTTGGCACTGCAAGGCTAAGAGACTAAATTCTATAAATATGACtggtttgtttactttttcctaaCATATATCACATTGATCTCACTCAAGGCATCCCGAGTATACAGCGGGAATTTATTTAGTAGggaaaattaaagctgaaatgTATTATATCGCCTCCTTCATCTGATATCATTTTGccgcattcattcattctttgcTGTAGAATGATGTAGCTTTCCAAACTGTGCATGTACGACTTGCACTTGAAATGTAATGATGCGATATAAAATGCTAGAAATTGACAGGACATGATAAGTAAACGCTATCGAAGGAGTCGGATATCCTTTTGGACTGCAGAATTGAGGCGTTTGCAACACAAGGtagaattttcacatttttaatgtAAAGTTTATAACTCACGTCTACTTTCTACAATTATAGGGAAAATGTGCGACGCCCTGACCATAGGCGTTTATGTATGGCCAAGGGCAAGAGAAAGGCCAACATTAACGGGCTTTCCTGGcgccataaataaacattattcGAGATTTTTTGGAATAGGTGTTTAAAATTGGCcaacaagtgctccattttattttatgattaATCATGGTCTTTGttcaaattacaatttacgttatagctgtaaagttacaatgGTACGATACTGTTAGCtgttaatattatttttcatattcacgggaatgtaaacaaacaaaccattactgtgtaaaTGTGGTCAgccacgtggttcagctcgaccaattaaaatagggcatggtaatataatgtctTGCAATGTGATATCATCATACCTTTcaattctgaatattttaccTATGATCTGATCGATACTCTATTTATTTTCTTCTGTTCATGGAATTCTCGTTTTCAATACTCATCAACCAAGGaactgttttcttttcaatttctcTGTGGCGTCATCATCAACTGACGTCATACATGGCGTGGAAATCGACGATAACATACCTAGTTACTATTATAACCAGAAAGCATATTTGATTCATAAAGTGTACTCACTTGACGAGGGGCATCGTCCTTTAACCCCTCAACACCATTAGGATGCACCGTTGGAACTGACACATGACCATTTTCATCGTTGAACAGTTCCCCCTTGTCCACGTGTTCCTTGACAACCATATCCAATGCAACACTGTTATCATAACCTCGGCTGGATGTGGCGACGTTTCCAAGTTCGATGTTCTTATTGGTCGAACTTCGTCTGTACCGTTCCAAGGATGAACTACTCCTACATAAGAAGATTCTCCGAATCCATGGACTCGGAGATCTCCTTGATGCTCCCTTTCGTTGAATATTTAACAAGATGGTCGACATGACAACAGTTGACGCCACCATACCCATATCAAACAACAGCATCATACCCAACAGAGAACCGTAGTTGGCATTTGTTGGAAGGGTTTCTCCCACGAGCAGTTGAAAAACGCTTAGTGCGACCAGAAGAGAAACCGCAAAACTCAGCCGTTCGCCACAGTCAGGAGGAAGCCAGAACACACAGAACGACAATAGAAACATCATGTTACTCGGAAAGACAATGTTCATCAAATAATAAAGAGGGACTCTTTCCATTTCCAATCCATAAATAGCCAAAGATTCGAAAGCCAAATCGACATAGTTTTTATGAACTTCAACCTCGCTAGATATACCAGTTAGTTTCCATTCGTAGTTTTTGTATTGTACCACCTCTTCCACAGTCAGGTTTTCCTGGACGTTCAGGCGCACTTCGTCACTGTAGTACGCGGTCGATGCGAATCGTAAGTAACATGTTTGACGATCCCAAGGAAAGTACTGCATGTCAAGATAGCAATGACTGTCAAACTGTGAGATGGATATCAATATGACGGTTCCATTCGAAAATACGTGGTATAAtggaggagggggaggggtcACCGCGCCGTCAAACCTGTTGGATAAATTTCAATCACATTGTTACTTTTGCAGCTATTTAGATACTTCTcataatttcatgatttttttgaccGGTTTACAGTTTACttggacaatatttttattatccaGAAAATTTAAGTGTTTATGTACAATGCCATAAAAGTTGAAAGTTTTTTCCCTATAGAAATACTGGTAACAAAGCGAATACCCGCcattttgcatttgaaattttgatgtatAGTTTTAGGTGATGTGGTTTTCACTTCCGGAAATTCGCAGAGTCGTCCTTGAATTCTCAGTCTTGATTGTGGAAGAACATAATTTGAAGTTTCCTCGAGCAAGTATTGAATGTTTATTTTCTAGGTGTACCTATGTCACTGTGAATAAACTTTGAGATTGAAGGTCAGTAAACCTGATTAATTAGTGAGCAAAACGCAAGAGGTATCGGCAGATCAATCCACTGAAGCACGTTTGTCACTTAACTCAAAGTGACGTAATTTATGAGACAGTGCAATCACTATTTGTTGTAAATATTCGACACAAAAAAAACTGTCTATTCTAAGAGAGATTACTGATCCATCTCTGCAAAGACCATAACCCCTGATGTTTTTCTTGTAAATTAGAGATGCGTCTTTCGCAAGACTCGAAAGACTTCCATGTTTTTCAAACCAGCAATTTAAATGAGTCGGCAACTTTAATGTCTGTCTTATCAACACATTTTGTGTGTACTTTAGAAGAAAATGTGTGTGATTAATATGCGAATGTAAACGGTGATATTAAATGCCCtgtattgtctaaatcgaggtgttgccaacactgtcgggTGCTATTAACAGTTAAGCGGTAatatgagtcgatcataaaggTACCAACTCtgcaaagttgaaacattgtttagCAGGAGTTCAGACGTAGTCTAAACAACACCACCACATATATCCAATCACTGTACAAGTcatatcacttgctttcaggtgtagttgttagtccccacggacatcgtccggggggacttataggtttggtcatgtccgtgcgtgcgtccgtgcgtccgtgcgtgcgtccgtccgtgcgtccgtccgttcacgcagatatctcagagacgcctgcagcgatttcattcaaacttggtacaaggattacatcatatgtcatacagatgcacgtcgatttgtttccttatacgatccaatatggctgccaggcggccattttattacgattttttcatgtacagagcaataactcaggcatgtttcaactgattttattcaaagttgatacaaggacattgaccaatgtcatagatatgcactttaattttttttgtgatacgatccaatatggctgccgtgcggccattttgttacgattttttcatgtacagagccataactcaggcatatctcaactgatttattcaaagttggtacaaggacattgacctatgtcatacatatacacgtaaatttgttttgtgatacgatccaatatggccgccaggcggccattttattatgattttttcatgtacagagccattactcaggcatgttttcaacagattttattcaaagttggtacaaggacattgatcaatgtcatagccatgcacatcaatttgttttgtgatacaatccaatatggccgctgtgcggccattacgattttttaatatacagagccataactcgggcatatctcaaccgattttattcaaagttggtacaaggacattgacctatgtcatacacatgcacattgatttgttttgtaatacgatccaatatggccgccgtgtggccattttattaggttttttcatgtccagaaccataactcagacatgtaacaagcgattttattgaaagttggtaaaaggagattgaccaatgtcatacacatgcacattgatttgttttgtaatacgatccaatatggccgccgtgtggccattttattacgttttttcatgtccagaaccataactcagacatgtaacaagcgattttattcaaagttggtaaaaggagattgaccaatatcatacatatgcacgttaatttttgtgatacgattcaatatggctgctgtgcggccattttgttatgattttttcatgtacaaagccataactcaggcatatctcaaccgattttaatcaaagttggtacaaggacattgacctaagtcatacatatgcacattgatttgttttgtgatacgatccaatatggccaccatgtggccattttattaccattttttcatgtcctgaactacaactcagacatgtatcaagcgaatttattcaaaagtatttttatcacagacctaatgaagaggactctatcctctctgagggcctgtaatcaaagtacctattaacaagtggggactgtgtcatcaacgatgacttgttttgactacgtctgacctgCTGCAAGgcaatgtttcaatttttgcagagttgatttctctgtggtcgactggaattactgctcagctgataattacacctggcagtgttggcaacacctcaatttagacagtacGTCTACTtcgcgtaatgccaatgcttcaaagcaaaccactgtattaCGCCAAAGAAAGCATGTCATAGATGTAGCAGCCAGAGGCGAGCTTGGAAGACCAACACTTAGGCTAATACACACAAACTCGAACAGACTTATCATGCTTATCAGGTTCAATATAGCATGgctaaaaatgaaaagattGCTGGGCATCAAATTTAAGACAAGTTTTATTTTCTTATGGCTTTGCTGAAAGTTGGTACAATCAAGGAATAGAGGatgagacattgtttttatCCTTATTCAGACCACGATGTTCGAATATTGATACGCAGAACTGGCACGACACAATCATTAACTATAATAGACTTGCCTCATATTCATTGTATAAAACTTCTCGTTGTCTTCAAAACTATCTTTGTATTTCAAACCTGTTTTTAGACTCTGTCTGACTTCATTTCGTATATCCGGTCTTAGCTTAGCTATAGAACAGGGGAGACACGAAATTTGTGTTTCTTTGACACTGAGTAGAAACATCTCAATAATTAGTATCAGAGTCAACCGGTTAGAGTGTGTGGCGTTGAATATTGCCTATGCTAAAAGCTGTAAATCAGTCGAAGTGCAAAATTCTCTGAGAACGTCAGACATCTGTATGCATGGATAAATAATCTTTCTATCCGGTCAGTGGAGAAACATTCAACCGCAGACAGTACGACATGTCTGTAATGATAACTTTGGTTCACACCATTTAAAAATCTACGATTACCTTGTTTAAACAAACGGTGAGCTGTCCACATTTGTCACTTTTTCACTTTAGGTTTATCCTCTTGCGAAGCTGCCACCATTAAAGTGAAGTCAGCGCAATCATAGaggatataaaataaaaaatctcCTAAAATAAATTCCTCATGTTACTTTGTGATCAGTTGGTTCGAACGGAATGATACCTACGCGTTTCTGAGAAAAACCCTAGGAAACCATACCAAATCAGATGGTACCAATATCTTTGTAATATCAACGTGACTCGACGGGTTCCAACTCAATCGTTTGTCAATCCATGTCTGTAAATTACACATTTAAATTATAACTGTTAAATTGATCAAATCGGCATGACAAACAGCCCGTTGATTTTGAAACGTGCCTTTCGTTATCATTAGTCTTTTCGTTTATACGGCTCCATTCTCTGAAAGGACAACTGCTT belongs to Ptychodera flava strain L36383 chromosome 17, AS_Pfla_20210202, whole genome shotgun sequence and includes:
- the LOC139116526 gene encoding neuronal acetylcholine receptor subunit beta-4-like, with the protein product MQYFPWDRQTCYLRFASTAYYSDEVRLNVQENLTVEEVVQYKNYEWKLTGISSEVEVHKNYVDLAFESLAIYGLEMERVPLYYLMNIVFPSNMMFLLSFCVFWLPPDCGERLSFAVSLLVALSVFQLLVGETLPTNANYGSLLGMMLLFDMGMVASTVVMSTILLNIQRKGASRRSPSPWIRRIFLCRSSSSLERYRRSSTNKNIELGNVATSSRGYDNSVALDMVVKEHVDKGELFNDENGHVSVPTVHPNGVEGLKDDAPRQVTDCQEEWDRLVKTLDRILFIIYLAVSVGSLVWLLLSPAFERYW